From a region of the Enterobacter sp. JBIWA008 genome:
- a CDS encoding 6-phospho-beta-glucosidase, with translation MQKKLKVVTIGGGSSYTPELLEGFLKRYHELPVSELWLVDVEEGQEKLNIIFDLCKRMVEKAGVPLTVHKTLDRRLALKDADFVTTQLRVGQLKARELDERIPLSHGYLGQETNGAGGLFKGLRTIPVIFDIVKDVQEICPNAWVINFTNPAGMVTEAVYRHTGFKRFIGVCNIPIGMKMFIRDVLALTDSDDLSIDLFGLNHMVFIKDVIVNGKSRFAELLDGVASGRLTAASVKNIFDLPFSEGLIRSLNLLPCSYLLYYFKQKEMLAIEMGEYYKGGARAQIVQKVEKQLFDLYKDPNLNVKPKELEQRGGAYYSDAACEVINAIYNDKQAEHYVNVPHHGHIDNIPADWAVEMTCILGRDGAKPHPRITHFDDKVMGLIHTIKGFEVAASNAALSGELNDVLLALNLSPLVHSDRDAEQLASEMILAHEKWLPNFAATIETLKFKHH, from the coding sequence ATGCAAAAGAAATTAAAAGTCGTAACCATTGGTGGCGGCAGCAGCTATACCCCGGAATTACTTGAAGGTTTCCTGAAACGCTACCATGAATTACCGGTCAGCGAATTATGGCTGGTGGACGTTGAGGAAGGTCAGGAAAAGCTGAATATTATTTTCGACCTGTGCAAGCGCATGGTGGAGAAAGCGGGCGTGCCTCTGACCGTGCATAAAACCCTCGACCGCCGTCTGGCGCTGAAAGATGCGGATTTCGTGACCACCCAGCTGCGCGTCGGTCAGCTGAAAGCGCGCGAGCTGGACGAGCGTATTCCGCTGAGCCACGGTTATCTCGGGCAGGAGACCAACGGCGCGGGCGGCCTGTTCAAAGGCCTGCGTACCATCCCGGTGATTTTCGACATCGTTAAAGACGTGCAGGAGATCTGCCCGAACGCGTGGGTGATTAACTTCACTAACCCGGCCGGGATGGTGACCGAGGCGGTCTATCGTCATACCGGCTTCAAACGCTTTATCGGCGTCTGTAATATTCCGATCGGTATGAAGATGTTTATCCGCGACGTGCTGGCGCTGACCGACAGCGACGATCTCTCTATCGACCTGTTCGGTCTGAACCACATGGTGTTTATTAAGGACGTCATTGTGAACGGAAAATCGCGCTTTGCCGAACTCCTCGACGGCGTGGCCTCCGGTCGCCTGACCGCGGCCTCCGTGAAAAACATCTTTGACCTGCCGTTCAGCGAAGGGCTGATCCGCTCGCTGAACCTGCTGCCGTGCTCTTACCTGCTTTACTACTTTAAGCAGAAAGAGATGCTGGCCATCGAAATGGGCGAGTACTATAAGGGCGGCGCGCGCGCGCAGATCGTTCAGAAAGTCGAGAAGCAGCTGTTCGATTTGTATAAAGATCCGAACCTGAACGTCAAACCGAAAGAGCTGGAGCAGCGCGGCGGGGCCTACTACTCCGATGCGGCGTGTGAAGTGATTAACGCCATCTACAACGACAAGCAGGCGGAACACTATGTCAACGTGCCGCACCATGGCCATATCGACAATATCCCGGCTGACTGGGCCGTCGAGATGACCTGCATCCTGGGACGCGATGGTGCCAAACCGCATCCACGCATCACCCACTTCGATGACAAGGTTATGGGCCTGATCCACACCATCAAGGGCTTTGAAGTGGCGGCAAGCAACGCGGCGCTGAGCGGCGAGCTCAATGACGTGCTTCTGGCGCTGAACCTCAGCCCGCTGGTGCATTCCGACCGTGATGCGGAGCAGTTGGCCAGCGAGATGATCCTGGCGCATGAAAAATGGTTGCCGAACTTTGCCGCAACGATCGAGACGCTGAAGTTCAAACACCACTGA